Proteins encoded by one window of Erwinia pyrifoliae DSM 12163:
- the hemF gene encoding oxygen-dependent coproporphyrinogen oxidase has protein sequence MNTPDIAQVKQFLLNLQDEICHKLEQADGAARFAEDSWQRPGGGGGRSRVLRHGRVFEQAGVNFSHVHGDAMPASATAHRPELAGRSFEALGVSLVIHPENPYIPTSHANVRFFIAEKPGAEPVWWFGGGFDLTPFYGFEEDAVHWHQTAFNLCQPFGPEVWPRYKKWCDDYFHLKHRNEQRGIGGLFFDDLNADGFEQSFRFMQAVGRGFSDAYLPIVERRKGLPWGQRERDFQLYRRGRYVEFNLVWDRGTLFGLQTGGRTESILMSMPPLVRWEYDYQPPEGSPEAALYRDFIVVKEWL, from the coding sequence ATGAACACACCGGATATCGCCCAGGTCAAACAGTTCTTACTTAACCTTCAGGATGAAATTTGCCATAAGCTGGAGCAGGCAGACGGCGCCGCCCGCTTTGCCGAGGACAGCTGGCAGCGCCCTGGCGGCGGCGGCGGACGCAGCCGCGTGCTGCGCCACGGGCGGGTATTCGAGCAGGCAGGCGTTAACTTCTCTCATGTGCACGGCGACGCGATGCCGGCCTCCGCTACCGCCCACCGCCCTGAGCTGGCCGGGCGCAGCTTTGAAGCGCTGGGCGTCTCGTTGGTTATTCATCCTGAGAATCCTTATATTCCCACCAGCCACGCCAACGTGCGTTTCTTTATTGCGGAAAAACCCGGTGCCGAGCCGGTATGGTGGTTTGGCGGCGGTTTCGACCTGACACCATTTTATGGTTTCGAAGAGGATGCCGTTCACTGGCACCAGACCGCCTTTAACCTCTGCCAGCCTTTCGGCCCGGAGGTCTGGCCACGCTATAAAAAATGGTGCGATGACTATTTCCACCTCAAGCATCGCAACGAGCAGCGCGGTATTGGCGGGCTGTTCTTTGACGATCTGAATGCGGATGGCTTCGAGCAAAGTTTTCGCTTTATGCAGGCGGTCGGCCGTGGCTTTAGCGATGCTTATCTGCCGATTGTCGAGCGCCGTAAAGGGCTGCCGTGGGGCCAGCGCGAGCGCGATTTTCAGCTCTACCGCCGTGGCCGCTACGTTGAATTTAATCTGGTATGGGATCGCGGCACGCTGTTTGGCCTGCAAACCGGCGGCCGCACTGAGTCGATTCTGATGTCAATGCCGCCGCTGGTGCGCTGGGAATATGACTACCAGCCGCCTGAGGGCAGCCCGGAAGCGGCGCTGTACCGCGACTTTATCGTTGTTAAAGAGTGGCTGTAA
- the tal gene encoding transaldolase, translated as MNQLDALKQFTTVVADSGDIESIRHYHPEDATTNPSLILKASALDSYKHLITDAIDYAKKQGGSKETQIINASDKVNINLGMEILKSIPGRVSTEVDARLSYDRGMCVTKAEKLIRMYEEHGIDRSRILIKLASTWEGIRAAEELEKNGIHCNLTLLFSFAQARACAEAGVFLISPFVGRIYDWYNSRKPLDPYVADEDPGVKSVRSIYEYYKQHRYNTVIMGASFRKVEQILALAGCDRLTLSPNLLEELQASTAPVERKLIPSTEAFNQPTPLTEAQFRWQHNQDPMAVDKLAEGIRQFAVDQQSMEDVLAARL; from the coding sequence ATGAACCAGTTAGACGCACTGAAACAATTCACCACCGTGGTGGCTGACAGTGGCGATATCGAATCCATCCGTCATTATCATCCCGAAGATGCCACGACCAACCCGTCTCTGATCCTGAAAGCCTCCGCCCTTGACTCGTACAAACACCTGATCACCGATGCCATCGACTACGCGAAAAAGCAGGGTGGCAGCAAAGAGACTCAGATTATTAATGCCAGTGATAAAGTGAATATTAATCTTGGCATGGAGATCCTGAAAAGCATCCCTGGCCGGGTTTCAACGGAAGTAGATGCCCGCCTCTCTTACGATCGCGGCATGTGCGTCACCAAAGCCGAAAAACTGATACGGATGTATGAAGAGCACGGTATCGACAGGTCGCGTATCCTGATCAAACTGGCCTCCACCTGGGAGGGGATCCGAGCCGCTGAAGAGCTGGAGAAAAACGGCATTCACTGTAACCTGACGCTGCTGTTCTCATTTGCTCAGGCCCGCGCCTGCGCCGAAGCCGGTGTGTTCCTGATTTCACCGTTCGTTGGCCGTATCTACGACTGGTACAACAGCCGTAAACCGCTTGACCCGTATGTTGCCGATGAAGATCCTGGCGTGAAGTCAGTGCGCAGCATCTACGAATATTACAAACAGCACCGCTATAACACCGTGATTATGGGAGCCAGCTTCCGTAAAGTTGAGCAGATTCTGGCGCTGGCGGGCTGCGATCGCCTGACCCTTTCACCGAACCTGCTGGAAGAACTGCAGGCCAGCACGGCACCGGTCGAGCGTAAGCTCATCCCCTCTACTGAGGCATTCAACCAGCCAACGCCGCTGACCGAAGCCCAGTTCCGCTGGCAGCACAACCAGGATCCGATGGCGGTAGATAAGCTGGCAGAAGGTATCCGTCAGTTCGCCGTTGACCAGCAGTCGATGGAAGACGTGCTGGCCGCCCGACTGTAA